The nucleotide window TTTGTCCGCCATTACGCCCGTCTGCCGAAAAAGACGGCCTGGCTGTTTGTGATTCCGTTGCTGACCAACATCATGATCTGGACCAATCCGCTGCACCATCTGCATTACCGACAGTTCAGTGTGATCGCCAGCGAAGTGGTGTTCGGGCCGTACATGCTGATCAGCGGCGGCTACAGTTATCTTTGCATGCTGCTGTCCATTCTGATCATCATGAACTTTGCTTTTAAAAGTCATAACTCACTGTATATGCGCCAGGCTCTGCTCTTTTCGCTGGGCAACCTGATTCCCTTTGCCGTCAGTATGCTGGCGACGTTCAAGATTCTCAACCTGAGCATTGCGGCGACGCCGATCAGCTTTGTCTTTACGGTAATCTTTCACGGCATCGCGATTGAAAGGCTGAATTTTCTCAACATCACCCCGATTGCCACCCAGCACATCCTCGATTGGATCTCCGATGGTTATCTGATCCTCAGCGATACCGGCCTGGTGCTCAATTACAATCAGCCGTTTGCAGATATCTTCGGACAACGCTGCGGGATTCTGGTCAACCGCTCGCTCAAGGACATTCAGATTCCGGAAGACAACGCCGCCCAGACCGCGATCCGCAACCTGATCAGCTCGGTCGATTCTGCCCGTGACAGCGGCAGTACGATCGTTTATGAACAATCGATTGTCAACGGTGGTCAGATGTATTACTACATGGTCGAAATCACACCGTTAAAGATCGACGATACCATCGCCGGCTTCAGCGTCATCTATAAAAATGTCACGACGCTCAAGGAAAGCATGCAGAAGCTGCAGAAATCCCAAAAACAGATGATGGAGCGCGAACGGCTGGCGACCCTGGGACAGATGGTCGGCGGCATCGCGCACAATCTGAAAACACCGATCATGTCGATTTCCGGGGCGCTCAGCGCGATGGAGGACCTGGTGCGCGAATGTGAAGAAAGCTTCGGTGATCCGGAAGTCACAGCCGCCGATTATCGTGAAATCAGCGGTGAAATGACCGACTGGATTCGCCGCTGCAAGGACTCCTGCGCTTACATGTCGGATATTATCACGGCCGTCAAGGGTCAGGCCGCCAACATGAACGCCTCGGAAAAAGTGGCGTTTACCGCAGAAGAGCTGATCCGTCGGACAACGCTGCTGATGCGGCATGAATTAACTGTCAGCGGCTGCCGTCTGATCACCGACAACCAAACCGCGCCGACCGTCTTGCTGCACGGCGACATCAACAATCTCGTTCAGGTCGTCAACAACTTCGTCGCCAATGCGATCGACGCCCAGCTGCCCGAAGGCGATCACACGATCACACTGACTGTCAAGGAGCAGCAGGGCAATCTGATTTTAACGGTCAGCGATCATGGCAGCGGCATTCAGGACAGCGTCCGCCGGCATTTGCTCAACGAAATGGTCACATCCAAGGGAGCGGCCGGGGCAGGACTGGGCATATACATGTCCAAAGCCTTGATTCAGGGTAAATTCGACGGCGAGCTGTGGTTTGACGACAACCCTGGCGGAGGGGCGGTCTTCGGCTTTACCATTCCGCTGTCTTCCGAAACTGCGGAAGACAGCGCAGACATTCAGGAAAGGAGGGATTGGGCTTGAGAAAAAATCGCAAAGGCGCCGTTTCCAACGAATTTCGGCTGTTGGTTCTCGATGATGATGAAATGATCACCCTGGCGCTGCGTTCTTATTTTCAGGGCAGCGGCTATCAGGTAGAGATCGAAAGCGATCCGCTGAAAGCCATTGAACGTGTCCGGCAGGAACATTTTGATATCCTGCTGCTGGACTTTTTAATGAGTCCGATCTGCGGCGATAAGGTCGTCGAACAAATCCGGCAGTTTAATCATGAACTGTTCATTATTCTTCTGACAGGACATAAGGATCTGGCGCCGCCGGTCAAGACGATCCGGGAATTGGATATTCAGGGTTATTATGAGAAAAGCGACAAATTCGACCAGCTGGAGCTGCTTGTCGAATCGTGTGTGAAATCCATTCGGCAGATGCGCACAATCCGCAGCTATCGCGACGGCTTAGGCGAAATCGTTGCCGATATGCCGCTTTTAGTGGAAGAAAAAAATCTGTCGCAGCTGATCCCGCTGATCGTCAGTCAGACCCGTTCACTGACCCGGCAGGATAATGTCTTCGTGCTGCTCAATCCGTTAACCGTACCGCAGGTCAGTGAGAAGCTGACGTTAGTGTCCTCCTTGATGCTCAGCGGCAGCGGCGATTATTCGCTCGATGCGACGCAGTTCATGAAACGGCATTTCCCCCGCTTTCTGCCGCTGATCCAGGCCGCCAAGCTGCAGGGAACAGCCGCGCTGCAGGATCAGCAGCTGGTGCTGCCGTTAAAGGATGAGAACGAGCAGTTTCTCGGCGTGATCGGCGTTGACTTTGATGAATTGCCGTCCGCCACGGTCATCCAGCTGATGGAAGCCTATGGTCACCAGGCTTCCTCGGCAGTCGCCAGCACCTATCTGCATACGCTGCTGCAGGACAAAAACAAGGAACTGCAGGAAACCAATCAGCTGTTGAAAGAAAACTACATGCAGACGATCACCGCAGTCCGGTTAATGGTCGAAGCCAAGGATATCTATACCCGCGGTCATTCCGATCGCGTCAGCTATTACACACTGCTTTTGGCCCGCCGTCAGATCAGCGACAAAGACCAGCTGGAAAAAATTCGGCTGGCCGGCCTGTTCCATGATGTCGGCAAGATCGGCGTACCGGATTCCATCTTAAGCAAACGCGGCCCGCTGGATGAAGAAGAATATCAAGCGATCCGGCGGCATTCGGCGCTGGGTTATGAAATTTTATCGACGATGTCGTTCTTCCAGGATATCGCTAAGATTGTGCGCAGCCATCATGAACGCTGGGATGGTCAGGGCTATCCGGATCATCTGCCCGGCACGGCGATTCCCCTGGCTTCGCGGATGATCGCCGTCGCCGATGCTTTTGACGCGATGACCTCGTTTCGCTCCTACCGCAGCTGTTTGTCGATGGAACAGGCCCGCGCCGAGCTAATCCGCAACAAAGGCACGCAATTCGACCCACAGCTGGTCGATGAGTTTCTGGAAATTCTGCAGGGCTATGATGAAATTCGTTCCCAACTGGAATGGACTTTCCATGAGCTTTAGAAAGGAGATGTCCTGATGCGAACTTATCCGAACTATCCCGCTGACACTTACCCTACTTTCCGGTGTTATCTGGAAGGCATCAAAACCCAATTTGGCGCGCGGGATGCGATTGTCAGCTTCTCCCCTCGGGGTGAACGCTTCAGCCGCACCTACAAGCAGCTGGCGGAAGACGTACAGACCCTCAGCGAAGCGTTTCGGCTGTTTCTGCCGGAAGGCCATGCCGCGATTCTCAGTGAAAACAGCTACGGCTGGCTGATCACCTATCTGGCGCTGATCCTCAGCGGCCGCACCGCCGTCTGTATAGATACCGAGCAGCCGGAAGAAATTTTAACCGAAATGATCCGGCACACAGACTGCACCACCGTCTTTGTTTCCCCGGCCTTCCTGCCTTTGACTGACTCGCTGCGGCGCCAATGCCCCAAGCTGCAGAAGGTTCTGCGGCTGAGCTACGATGAAGACGACAGTTTAAAAGCACTGTGGCTGAAAGGTTTGTCGCTGGTCCGCGAACATCAGGGTGACTGGTCTTTTCCTGATCATGACGGCAGCTTCACGGCCTCGATTGTCTACACCTCCGGTACGACCAGCGTTTCCAAACCGGTCATGCTGAGTGAAGCCGGGATTCTGCTCAATGCCGCCGACTCGATGCGCTTAGTCAGCATCGCGGATACGATGTATACCTCGCTGCCCTTCTATCACACTTACGGTCTGACCTGTTCAGTCATCAACATTCTGCTTCATGGTTCGACGCTGTGCATCAACGGATCATTGAAAACCATGCTTCGGGATTTGAAGACCTTTGCACCGGAAAACATGATGGCCGTTCCGCTGATTGTTGAAATGATGCATCAAAATATCTGGCGGACGTTAAAAAATCAAGGCCAGGAAGCCAAGATGCGAAACTATCTGAAACTCTATCGGATTGTCCATCGGTTCGGCTTTCGGCCCTTCCCTGCCTTCTTAAAGCCGATCCGGGAAGCCTTCGGCGGCCGGCTGAACATGATCGTCTGCGGCGGAGCGCATCTGTCGGAAACGATCGGATTAGAAATGGAAGCCTTCGGCTTTCAGATCATTCAGGGCTACGGGATTACCGAATGCTCGCCGCTCATCAGCGTCAACCGCAATCTCGACAGCCGCGTCGATACCGTCGGCCATGTTCTGCCGGGCATTGAACTGCGCTTAATTCAGGGGGAGATCGCCGTGCGCGGAACCTCGGTGATGCAGGGCTATTATAAAAATGAAGCACTGAGCCAAGAAGTCTTTGATCAGGGCTGGTTTCTAACCGGGGATCTGGGCAGTCTGGATTCCCGCGGTCATCTGCGCATTACCGGCCGGAAAAAGAATCTGATCGTCTTTAAAAACGGCAAGAAAGTTTCACCCGAGGAAATCGAACAGCAGCTGATTCCGCTGCCGTTAGTCAAAGAAGTGATGGCCTACGGCATGGCGGCGTCGGAAAATCCCGACGATGTCCGGCTGACGGTCATGATCTACCCGGATCCGCAGGCCACGGAAGGCATGTCCGCTTATGAAATTCTGGAGCAGCTGCAGGCCGATGTCGATCAGGTCAACCAGCAGCTGCCTTCCTACAAGCAGATTCAGATGATCAAGCTGCGGGAAACCGAATTTGAAAAAACAGCGACCCGCAAGATTAAGCGGACGCTGATGCCGGAAAGGAGAAGTGAAGCATGATTGAAAAAATTCTGGCGATCATCACCGAGGTGACAGGTCAGCAGCAGCTGACGCTGCAGACCGATTTGGTTCGGGATCTGCAGCTGAATTCGTTTGACGTTGTGAACATCATCATCGCGTTTGAAAATGAATTTGGGATTGAAATTGAAACCCGGGAGATCCGGCATATCCAGAAGATCAAGGATATTGCCGACTATCTGGAGAAACAGGGCATCCATGACTGAAGCTGAACCCCGGTTGTTTTCAGGTTCTCTGGAAGCTTTGTCCAGTGCGTATCTGCTTCAGAAAGCGTTAGAGCGGCAGGTCGATATGGGAATCGTGCCGTTTGTCCCGACAGAGCGCAAACTTACACCGCAGGGCAAGCCCTATTTCGCGGATCTGCCTGCGCTGCATTTCAGCATTTCCCACAGTGGTCGGCAATGGGTCTGTCTGTTTGCCTGTCAGCCGGTCGGCATTGATATTGAACAACCCCGCCGCTGCCGTGAAGAAGCGATTGCGCATCGGTTTTTCCATCCGCTGGAACAAGCCTGGCTGGCCGAGCATCCCCAAGCCTTTTTTCCCATCTGGACCGCAAAGGAAAGCTTTGTTAAATGGTCAGGCTGCGGTATTGACAGCCAGTTTTCCCAATTCAGCGTGATCGATGAGCACGGTGCGCTGTGTCATGGGAATGATTATCAATTCATCCCGTTTGTCACAAAAAAAGGAACGCCCGGCACGATGTGCCTGAGCGCTTCCCTCAGTGATCGTTATCAAACTTACGAATTGGACTGAAGCTCGTTCAGCCGAACGAACCGTGTTCCCGTCCGCCGGGCAAATTGTTCGTCATGCGTGACGACCAGAATGCCCAGTCCCTGTGCTGCCAGATCCTGAATGATCTGGGTGACATCCAGCGCGGATTGTTCATCCAGGGCGCTGGTCGGTTCATCAAAGCACAGGATTTCCGGCGCCAGCATGCAGGCTCGGGCAATCGCCGCACGCTGCTTCTGTCCGCCGGACAACGAATTAGGATAGGCCTGCGCTTTCTGTTCAATCTTGAGTTGTTCCAAAAGCCTGCGGGCTTTTTTTTCGGCTTCCTCCCGGCTCATTCCCTTTAAGCGCACCGGAGCCTCCGTCAGATTCCGCAGCACCGTCCAATGCGGAAACAGATTCCAGTTCTGAAACACCAGTCCGATCTTCTGGCGGTATTGCACCGGATCGCACCAGTGTCCATCCTGACACAACACCGTACCGGACAAGGAAATCGTGCCTTTCTCCGGCAGCTCCAGTCCGCACAGACAGCGCAGCAGCGTCGTCTTGCCCGCCCCGGAAGGTCCCATCAGACATACGATTTCCCCCTGATCAATCCGCAGCGATACATTTTCAAATATGGAATCGGCGCCAAAGGTTTTCGCGCATTTCTCAGCGATGCAGCTCATCGTTTGTTCCTCCTAATAATAACTGATGCGTTTCTCGATCCGGCTTAAGATCCAGCTGAAGCCGCCGCACATCGCCAGATACAATAGACCGACGACGACAAACGGCAAGGCTGTCGCATACGTATTGACCGCAGACCGGCCGGCCTTTAACAGCTCGGAAGCGCCCAGCACATAGATCAACGAAGTGTCCTTGACCAAATTGAGCACCTCATTGCCAATCGCAGGCATGGCATTGCGCAGCGCCTGCGGCAGCTGAATCCGAAAGTAAATCGTGCGGCGGGAAAAACCAAGCATCTTCCCGGCTTCCGCCTGCCCCGGATCCACCGCGCCCAACGCCCCGCGCAGGATCTCAATAAAGTACGCCGTATAGTTCAGGGTAAAGGCGATCAGAATCGACGCTTCCCGACTGAACGTCAGACCCAGGTAAGGCATTCCGAAGAAGATAAACATCAGCTGAAGCAATAACGGCGTTCCCCGCATCAGTGTGATATAGCCGCGAAACAGTGGTTTCAGCAGACGTCCGGAAAACTGCTGGAGAGCCTGAAGCAGACAAGCTAGAGGCAGCGAGAGTGCTAACGTCAGCGCAAATACCTGCAGCGTGACGCCCGCTCCGGCGAGTAAGGAAGGCAGAATCTGTCGGATCATGCTTATTCCCCAAACCACTTGGCGTTTAAAGCCGCCTGGGTGCCATCCTCGACGCAGGCCTGCATCGCTTCATTGATTCTGCTCAATAATGTCGCATCGCTTTTGCGCATCCCCACGGCATACTGTTCGGTTCCGAAATTGTCATCCAGTACTTTATATTTGTCCAGCCCTCTTTGCTTCATCACATACCGCGCCAGCACTTCGTCGACAACGATCGCCTGAGAACGTCCGGCTTCCAGATCCATAAAGCAGTCGATGTTGGTATCAAATTCTTCCGGCGCGCCATTTTTTAACTTCGCCGCCAGTTCCGCCTCCGCCATCACGGCTTCCAAGGCGCTGGATTCCTTCTGAACGGCAACACTTTGTCCGGCTAAATCGTCCTTTGTCTCAATCGCGGAATCCGCCAGCGTGATGATCAGCTGCCGGTTTTCCAGATACGGCTCAGAGAAGGCCACCTGCTGCCTGCGCGTTTCCGTAATCGAATATCCGTTCCAGATCAAGTCAATGTTCCCAGCGTTCAGCTCGGTTTCCTTCATCGACCAGTCAATCGTCTGAAATTCAAACGTCAGCCCCAGCTTTTCCGAAACCGCCTGCGCCATGTCGATATCATAACCTGTTAATTCGTTGTTTTCATCACGGAAGCCCATCGGCGCAAACGTATCGTCGATCCCCACCACGACTTTGCCGCGCTGCTCCAGCGTACTGTAGCTGTCCTGCTGCGCGGTCGTTTTCGCCTGACATCCGCTCATCACCAAAAGACCCAGACTGATCAAACTCATCCATACTTTTCTGCTTTTCATTTTCATTTCTCCTCCACTTTTGATATAGCATGAAATGAAATTGAATCCCGAAATGGTTCGTTTTAGACCGCGGCCGCTAAAACAAAAACCCTCTCATCCTAAACAATAAGGACGAGAGGGTACTTTTCCCTTCGTGGTTCCACCTTAATTTACTGCATTCCTCACGAAATCCAGCCTCTTCGAGTACAAAGCTTCTATACTCTAGTACGATAACGGGTACAGGTTCCGATCCAGCCTACTTGATTGCTCGTTCGGTGAATTGCTCCAAGATGTGTTCAGCCTGTTTTCTCATATTCCCTTGCACCAACCGGGAACTCTCTGGATGAGCGATCAAGGCTTACTTTTTCTTTTCATCGCTGTTATATCAATGACTGTATGATAAATCCCCAAGGCCAACTTGTCAAGCAGGAAATGATTTTTTTCTGAAAATTTTTCTTTACTTTTCAGAACTTTCAGTCACAATCATGCTGCATTTCAAGCGATTTCAGCCTTGTTTTCGATTCTTTCCCCGACCTTGCGCCTCTCAGGCAGGTTCGCTGAAAAGCGGTTCTTCCCGAGTATCCCTGCTGCATCAGCCAGATCATCATGATCAGGTTCTGTGATAAGAGCTTCGCTGCCCAATAGCTGATCTGCGTCAAAATTCCATAAATTGAATGGGATTTGCCTTTTCGGCTGTCAGCCAATGCTTTCTGAGCCACGGGTGCGGGATTCGTAATCGGAAACAAACGGATAACGCTGGGACGCGTATCCGTCTTCGCTTTCATGATAAACGGCGTTCTCATCCAGCACGGACAAACCGAGGTGACCGATATTCCCCGCGGCTTCAGCTCCACCGCCAGTGCCATGGAAAACCGGTCGATAAAGGCTTTGCTTGCGGCATACACGTTGAAATAAGGCAGCGGCTGAAAGGCTGCCTGGGAAGCGGTATGGATGATGCGGCTGCCTGCCGTCATATAGGGAAGACAAATGGACGTCATCGCGACGACTGCCCGGCAGTTTAAGTCAACAATCTGCACGGCATCCAATGTTTTTATTTTTTCAAACGGTCCAAATTTTCCGCTTCCCGCATTGTTGATCAGCCAGAATATCTGCGGCTGTTCGGCAGTTAAACGGCGATGGAAGTCAGCCAGCTGACTTGGATCGGTCAGATCGATTTGAACCGGAATGATCTGCTGACCGAAATCCTGAACCAGCCGCTGCATCCGAGCCGGAGTTTTCGCCAAGGCCCAGACTTCATCCAAATTTGGATCTTCCGCTATCCGTTGGGTATATTCCCGGCCTAACCCGCTGTCGGCACCGGTGATGATCGCGATTTTCTGCATATAAGCCTCCTGTTTTCCCAGCTTGATTTCAGACGCTTTTCATTCTGCCTTAATCCTAAATTGGATAAGGCCTGAAAGCTTCTTTACGTTTAGTATGGCTTAACGAACAAAGTGGGAACCGGAAAAAAACGCTGCCTTTTTTAACCAGTATGGACGCTAAAGAAAGACTGACCTTTCGGTCAGCGTGATGTTAATTCAATTATAAGTTTTCATCAATCCTGCTAATGATGATTAAATAATCGATAAGAGTCTTTTCTGCGGCGCTTAGTTTGTTGTAATATTCGAAGTTGTATTTACAGCAAAATCGGATATATTGGTAGTAGGAAAGAAGTGATCTCATGCCAAACATTAAACCGATATCTGATTTAAGGAACTACTCTGATGTACTGCGGGATGTAACCGTAGACTCTCCTGTATTTTTGACAAAGAATGGGCGCGGGCGCTATGCCATTATTGATATACAAGATTATGAAGAAATGAAAGCTACCCTTACGCTGATGAATGAACTTGCAAAAGGGAGAAAGTTGGGAGAAGAAAAGGGATGGCTTTCATCGGATGATGTAAGGGCACATTTCAAGGCAAAACAGAATAGCGTATAACCTACACTACTCCCCGGAGGCATTGAATGATCTGGACGAGATACAGGAGTATATTGAAAAATAACAAAAAATACTCCCTTTAATGAAACCGTTAGATTTTCCAGCGGTTTTTCTTATGCCTAAAAACGGAGGTGAAACATTTGGCTTATTTTTTCTAAATTTTACACTACAAATATAAGCGAATACTGCCTGAGGCCTCTGAAAAAGCAAACAAAAAAACAGGACAGAGTCCGTATACTCAGACTGAAAAAGTCCTGTTTTGGAAAAATAATGACAGAAAAGAGCTAATCCTTCAGAAATTCAAACACCACACGATTGAAATTACGAGCCTCTTCGTAGGCGCTGTGTCCATAGCCTGGATAAATTTTTATCTGGCTGCCCGGAATCAGCCGGGCAAGCTCACCTGCCGAATCCTTGCCGATGACCTGATCCTGATCGCCACCCACCACCAGCACCGGACAGCGAATGCCGGTAACCAGCGCTGAACTGTCATGACTGAGGCAGGCCTGCGCCTGAATGATAAAATTGTTCAGACTCTTTGGCCGCAGGATCCGCGCCAGGATCGGATTGAACGGGCGCTGGATTCTGACCCGCCAAGGCGTATAAATCTTTTCGGCCATATCCGCAAACAGCTCCTGGAAATCGTTTTGCTCCGCAAGCGTAATCCAATGCGATATGACACTTCGTGATGTTTCATTCGGCCGGCACAGCGTAACTGCCAGAACCAGCTTTTCAACCCTCTCGGCAAAGTCAGCCGCCAGATACTGAGCGATCATGCCGCCCTGAGAAATCCCCACAACATGCGCTTTTTCAATCCCCAGCTGCTTCATCGCCCAGGCCAGATCCGCAGCCATGTCGCGGGTTGAACTGTCCGGCTTCAATTTGTTTTTCCGGCTGAATACATAAACCCGATAATCTTGGGCAAACCTTCGGTACAGAAACGCAAACATCAGCGCCGAACCTTTTACTGATTTCAGCGAATCCCCCAGACCAGGAATAAAAATAAGTTTTTTCTGACCCTTGCCGAAAACGATATAATCCATTTCGGTTTCTTCAATTTTCAATGTGCCATTCTCAGCGTTATAGATCATGATCGGTACTCCTTTATCCAAGCGAAAAAAGACCGCATCAGAATTTTCTGCCTGCTTAGACCCTTCCTTACAGGTCGATGTTCATCAATGCCAGATCCGTTTTAATTCCTTCCTGCAGCACCTGTTCATCAAAATTGAAATGACAGTTATGCAGCGCGATTCCAGTACCGGTGCCTAAGAAAAAGAACACACCCGGAATTTTCCGCTGGTAAAAGGCAAAATCTTCGGCGATCATTTCCGGTTTGTCCAGCACCTGCAGCTGCGGTAGTAACGCCTGAACTTTTCCAAACAGACCGGCATCGTTGATCACCGCCGGATAGCCTTCAGTATAATCAAACAAAATCTGACAGCCGGTTTCCTGTTCCAGCTGATGCATGATCTCTTTCGTCTGGTCGATCATCCAGTCAAACGTGGCATCTTGAAACGACCGGTAGGAGCCTTCCAGCACCGCCGTTTCCGGCAGAATGTTGCGTACCGTGCCGGCATGGAAATTACCGAACTTTAAGATGCGGTATTGGTTAGGCGCGATTTTCTTTTCCATTGCGTACAGCCGGCACAACAAATCGGCCGCGATCGCCAGCGCGTCGATCCCCTCATCCGGTTTGGCACAGTGCGTACTCTTGCCTTTGACCGTGACCGTCACCTCACTGGCATGCGCCATCATTTCATCGCTGCGGCTGGCAATGGCCCCGGCTGGGATAAACGGCCACAGATGCGTGCCAAAAATTGCCTTGACGTTGTATTTTTCAAAGATGCCGGTATCACAGATCGGCTTGGCGCCGCCGACTGTTTCTTCTGAGGGCTGAAAGATCAGCAGGATATTATTCTTCCACTGCGTCCGATCCAGCTGATCCAGTTCCTGGGCAAAACCCAAAAGCATCGCCATGTGACCGTCATGACCGCAGGCATGCATTTTGCCCGGATGCTGCGAAGCAAAATCCAGTCCGGTTTCTTCCTGAATCGGCAAAGCATCCATATCGGCGCGGTAAGCCAGCGTTGCTTCCTGACCGGCGTCAAAGTAAGCCGCCGCTCCCGTTTCCAACAGCTCGATCACCTCGCAATGCAATGTTTTTAAAACAGAAACTACATACTCTTTGGTTTTAAACTCGGTAAAGCTGGTTTCCGGAATCTGATGCAGATCCCGGCGAAATTGTGTCGCTTGATTCATTCAGAACACTCCTTTCGTCCTTCTCTCTCATTCATTGTAACGAACTCTGCAAATTCGTCAAGCAAAGACGCACAGGCTGGCTTCAATTTGGTATAATGAAGAACAGGAGTGATCAACAATGCTGCAAATATCCAACCTGCAACTATCGCTGGATGAAAATCCTCAAGATTTGGAAGCCTTAATCGTCAAGAAGCTGCGGCTGCGACCGCACCGGCTGACGTCCTGGAAAATCGTCAAGGAATCGCTGGACGCGCGCAGAAAACCGCTGCGTTTTGTGTATACCGTGCTGGCTGAAACCCCGGATGAAGCCGCCATTTTAAAAAAGAAACTGCCGCATGTCAGCGCTGCCAGGCCTGACGTTTATCAATCGCCCCAGCCTTCCGTCATCGCCTCAGCACGGCCGATTGTCATCGGTTTTGGCCCGTGCGGCATGTTTGCCGCGCTGTTGTTGGCCGAAGCCGGACTGCGGCCGATCGTACTGGAACGCGGGGCAGACGTCGATCAGCGCATCCAGGATGTGGAAACCTACTGGCAAGGCGGACCGCTGAATCCCCAAAGCAATGTTCAGTTCGGCGAGGGCGGCGCCGGCACGTTTTCCGACGGCAAGCTGACCACCCGCGTCAAAGACGTTCGGATTGTAAAGGTCACCGATGAACTGATCGAAGCCGGGGCGGATCCGGAAATCGGATATCAGGCTCATCCGCATATCGGAACCGACCGGCTGCGGCAGATCGTGAAAAACATCCGCTTGAAAATTCAGCGTTTGGGCGGTGAGATCCATTTCAATACAACCCTGACCGGAATCAGCACCGATGCCAAGGGGCTCTGTGCGGTGCAGGCTGGCGCTTTGACCCTGCCCTGCCGTCAGATGGTGCTGGCGCTGGGCCACAGTGCCCGTGATACTTTTACGATGCTGCATGAAGCCGGGATTGCGATGGAGGCCAAGGATTTTGCGGTCGGCGTGCGGGTTGAACATCCGCAGCGTCTGATCGATCAGAATCAATACAAGGAAGCCACCGGCCATCCACGCCTGAAAGCAGCTGAATACCGCCTCACCTGTCAGACTCAGGAAGGCCGCGGGGTTTATTCGTTCTGCATGTGTCCCGGCGGCACCGTGGTCGCCAGCGCCAGTGAAGCAGAAGCGATTGTAACCAACGGCATGAGCGAATACGCGCGCAGTCAGGTCAACGCCAACAGTGCGCTGCTGGTTCAGGTGCGGCGCTCGGATTTTGGCGAGGGTGTGCTGGACGGCATGCGTTATCAGCAAAAACTGGAACATCAAGCCTGGATTTTAGGCGGAAGCCACGGCCAGGCTCCATGTCAGCGGATTGCCGATTATCTGAACGGCCAAGCTTCATCAGCATTCGGACAGGTGATTCCCAGCTACAGCCGCGGGGTGACGATGACGGATCTGCATGCATTGTTTTCCCCTTCGATCAACCGGGCGCTGGAAGAAGCGCTGGCTGATTTCAATCAGAAGATTCCCGGCTTTACCGATCCCGATGCCCTGATGACGGGTGTGGAAACACGCTCTTCCTCACCGGTCAGAATCCTGCGCGATGAACAGTTTCAAAGCTTAACCACTGCCGGCCTGTATCCGGCGGGAGAAGGCGCAGGTTATGCCGGCGGGATCGTATCCGCGGCGATTGACGGGCTGCGCGTCGCGGAACAGATCATCCGTGATCAGGAAAACGTGAGGGATTAACGATGAACAACGATTTTGATCAGCTGCTTCAAAATGCCGCGTATGCCGGCCAGCTGTTGTTGGAAAGCGGCGCTGAAATTTACCGTGTTGAGGATACGATCTGCCGGATCTGTCTGAACTATGGCGCGCAGGAGGCCAGCAGCATCGTTCTGCCGACCGGCATCTTCGTCACGGTGGTCGCTGATGGGCGTTCCGTCAGCAAGATCGTGCGGATTAAG belongs to Holdemania massiliensis and includes:
- a CDS encoding histidine kinase N-terminal 7TM domain-containing protein — encoded protein: MISNTALMTFYISIIGLVMIISRNLRTNRSHLINKIYALLALALIEWMMALIGMRFSRPDDQIALYCWDALSNLGVSLTPVLSLLIAIVFVRHYARLPKKTAWLFVIPLLTNIMIWTNPLHHLHYRQFSVIASEVVFGPYMLISGGYSYLCMLLSILIIMNFAFKSHNSLYMRQALLFSLGNLIPFAVSMLATFKILNLSIAATPISFVFTVIFHGIAIERLNFLNITPIATQHILDWISDGYLILSDTGLVLNYNQPFADIFGQRCGILVNRSLKDIQIPEDNAAQTAIRNLISSVDSARDSGSTIVYEQSIVNGGQMYYYMVEITPLKIDDTIAGFSVIYKNVTTLKESMQKLQKSQKQMMERERLATLGQMVGGIAHNLKTPIMSISGALSAMEDLVRECEESFGDPEVTAADYREISGEMTDWIRRCKDSCAYMSDIITAVKGQAANMNASEKVAFTAEELIRRTTLLMRHELTVSGCRLITDNQTAPTVLLHGDINNLVQVVNNFVANAIDAQLPEGDHTITLTVKEQQGNLILTVSDHGSGIQDSVRRHLLNEMVTSKGAAGAGLGIYMSKALIQGKFDGELWFDDNPGGGAVFGFTIPLSSETAEDSADIQERRDWA
- a CDS encoding HD domain-containing phosphohydrolase, whose translation is MRKNRKGAVSNEFRLLVLDDDEMITLALRSYFQGSGYQVEIESDPLKAIERVRQEHFDILLLDFLMSPICGDKVVEQIRQFNHELFIILLTGHKDLAPPVKTIRELDIQGYYEKSDKFDQLELLVESCVKSIRQMRTIRSYRDGLGEIVADMPLLVEEKNLSQLIPLIVSQTRSLTRQDNVFVLLNPLTVPQVSEKLTLVSSLMLSGSGDYSLDATQFMKRHFPRFLPLIQAAKLQGTAALQDQQLVLPLKDENEQFLGVIGVDFDELPSATVIQLMEAYGHQASSAVASTYLHTLLQDKNKELQETNQLLKENYMQTITAVRLMVEAKDIYTRGHSDRVSYYTLLLARRQISDKDQLEKIRLAGLFHDVGKIGVPDSILSKRGPLDEEEYQAIRRHSALGYEILSTMSFFQDIAKIVRSHHERWDGQGYPDHLPGTAIPLASRMIAVADAFDAMTSFRSYRSCLSMEQARAELIRNKGTQFDPQLVDEFLEILQGYDEIRSQLEWTFHEL
- a CDS encoding AMP-binding protein is translated as MRTYPNYPADTYPTFRCYLEGIKTQFGARDAIVSFSPRGERFSRTYKQLAEDVQTLSEAFRLFLPEGHAAILSENSYGWLITYLALILSGRTAVCIDTEQPEEILTEMIRHTDCTTVFVSPAFLPLTDSLRRQCPKLQKVLRLSYDEDDSLKALWLKGLSLVREHQGDWSFPDHDGSFTASIVYTSGTTSVSKPVMLSEAGILLNAADSMRLVSIADTMYTSLPFYHTYGLTCSVINILLHGSTLCINGSLKTMLRDLKTFAPENMMAVPLIVEMMHQNIWRTLKNQGQEAKMRNYLKLYRIVHRFGFRPFPAFLKPIREAFGGRLNMIVCGGAHLSETIGLEMEAFGFQIIQGYGITECSPLISVNRNLDSRVDTVGHVLPGIELRLIQGEIAVRGTSVMQGYYKNEALSQEVFDQGWFLTGDLGSLDSRGHLRITGRKKNLIVFKNGKKVSPEEIEQQLIPLPLVKEVMAYGMAASENPDDVRLTVMIYPDPQATEGMSAYEILEQLQADVDQVNQQLPSYKQIQMIKLRETEFEKTATRKIKRTLMPERRSEA
- a CDS encoding acyl carrier protein, producing the protein MIEKILAIITEVTGQQQLTLQTDLVRDLQLNSFDVVNIIIAFENEFGIEIETREIRHIQKIKDIADYLEKQGIHD
- a CDS encoding 4'-phosphopantetheinyl transferase family protein, whose product is MTEAEPRLFSGSLEALSSAYLLQKALERQVDMGIVPFVPTERKLTPQGKPYFADLPALHFSISHSGRQWVCLFACQPVGIDIEQPRRCREEAIAHRFFHPLEQAWLAEHPQAFFPIWTAKESFVKWSGCGIDSQFSQFSVIDEHGALCHGNDYQFIPFVTKKGTPGTMCLSASLSDRYQTYELD